From a single Vicugna pacos chromosome 4, VicPac4, whole genome shotgun sequence genomic region:
- the NDOR1 gene encoding NADPH-dependent diflavin oxidoreductase 1 isoform X3, with protein MRPEGTKMNETENGWHPDPRLWGVLELCSVRNGNIHRPRWFNFVAKKLYRRLLQLGGSALLPVCLGDDQHELGPDATIDPWLHNLWEKVLGPQPVPLDPPGVPWPSKFTLQFLQEAPRTCSEELRVARTDPQGPPSELQPVLAPMVTNRRVTGPSHFQDVRLIEFDVAGSGLSFAAGDVVLIQPENAASHIRQFCQVLGLEPDQHFTLQPQEPDVPCPKQLPQPCSVRCLVSQYLDITSVPRRSFFELLACLSPHEREREKLLEFSSAQGHEELHSYCTRPRRTILEVLCDFPHTAGAIPPDYLLDLIPPIRPRAFSVASSQLAHPSRLQILVAVVQYQTCLKEPRRGLCSSWLASLDPGQGPVRVPLWVQPGGLTFPQMPDIPVIMVGPGTGVAPFRAAIQERVARGQTENILFFGCRRRDQDFYWEAEWKELEKQGCLTLVTAFSREQEQKVYVQHRLRELGPLVWELLDRQGAHFYLAGNAKYMPADVSDALMSIIQEEGGLSGPDAAAYLARLQRTLRFQMETWA; from the exons ATGAGGCCTGAGGGCACCAAGATGAACGAGACAGAAAATGGGTGGCATCCTGACCCTCGCCTGTGGGGCGTTTTGGAACTCTGTTCTGTGCGTAATGGAAACATCCATCGTCCCCGCTG GTTTAACTTTGTGGCCAAGAAACTGTACCGACGGCTGCTGCAGCTCGGAGGCAGCGCCCTCTTGCCGGTCTGCCTAGGCGATGACCAGCATGAGCTGGG GCCGGACGCCACCATCGACCCCTGGCTGCACAACCTGTGGGAGAAGGTGCTGGGGCCCCAGCCTGTGCCCCTCGACCCACCTGGGGTCCC CTGGCCCTCCAAGTTCACCCTGCAGTTCCTTCAGGAGGCCCCCAGGACCTGCTCTGAGGAGCTGCGTGTGGCCAGGACAGACCCTCAGGGACCCCCTTCAGAGCTACAGCCCGTCCTGGCACCCATGGTCACCAACCGGAGGGTCACAGGGCCCTCGCACTTCCAGGATGTTCGGCTGATCGAGTTCGACGTCGCAGGCTCTGGGCTCAG CTTTGCGGCCGGTGACGTGGTGCTGATCCAACCTGAGAACGCGGCCAGCCACATCCGGCAGTTCtgccaggtgctgggcctggaacCTGACCAGCACTTCACACTGCAGCCCCAGGAGCCAG ATGTCCCCTGCCCCAAGCagctgccccagccctgctccgTGCGGTGCCTCGTGTCCCAGTACCTGGACATTACCAGCGTGCCCCGCCGCTCCTTCTTTGAGCTCCTGGCCTGTCTGTCCCCCCACGAGCGGGAGCGGGAGAAGCTGCTAGAGTTCAGCTCTGCCCAAGGCCACGAGGAGCTGCACAGCTACTGCACCCGGCCCCGCAGGACCATCCTCGAG GTGCTGTGCGACTTCCCACACACGGCTGGCGCCATCCCCCCAGACTACCTGTTGGACCTCATCCCCCCAATCCGGCCACGGGCCTTCTCTGTTGCCTCCTCTCAGTTG GCTCACCCCTCGAGGCTGCAGATCCTCGTGGCCGTGGTGCAGTACCAGACATGCCTCAAGGAGCCCCGCCGGGGCCTCTGCTCCTCCTGGCTGGCATCCCTGGACCCTGGGCAAG GACCTGTCCGGGTGCCCCTGTGGGTGCAGCCTGGAGGCCTGACGTTTCCGCAGATGCCAGACATACCTGTGATCATGGTAGGGCCAGGCACTGGTGTGGCCCCCTTCCGAGCTGCCATCCAGGAGCGTGTGGCCCGGGGTCAGACTG AAAACATCTTGTTTTTTGGCTGCCGCCGGCGGGACCAAGACTTCTACTGGGAGGCTGAGTGGAAGGAGCTGGAGAAGCAGGGCTGCCTGACTCTTGTCACAGCCTTCTCCCGGGAGCAG gAGCAGAAGGTGTACGTACAGCACCGGCTCCGGGAGTTGGGGCCGCTGGTGTGGGAGCTACTGGACCGCCAGGGGGCCCACTTCTACCTGGCTGG CAACGCCAAGTACATGCCGGCTGATGTGTCAGACGCCCTGATGTCCATCATCCAGGAGGAGGGCGGACTCTCTGGCCCTGACGCGGCTGCCTACCTGGCCCGGCTCCAGCGGACACTGCGTTTCCAGATGGAGACGTGGGCCTGA
- the NDOR1 gene encoding NADPH-dependent diflavin oxidoreductase 1 isoform X4: MKNFWRFIFRRSLPAASLCHMDFAVLGLGDSSYARFNFVAKKLYRRLLQLGGSALLPVCLGDDQHELGPDATIDPWLHNLWEKVLGPQPVPLDPPGVPWPSKFTLQFLQEAPRTCSEELRVARTDPQGPPSELQPVLAPMVTNRRVTGPSHFQDVRLIEFDVAGSGLSFAAGDVVLIQPENAASHIRQFCQVLGLEPDQHFTLQPQEPDVPCPKQLPQPCSVRCLVSQYLDITSVPRRSFFELLACLSPHEREREKLLEFSSAQGHEELHSYCTRPRRTILEVLCDFPHTAGAIPPDYLLDLIPPIRPRAFSVASSQLAHPSRLQILVAVVQYQTCLKEPRRGLCSSWLASLDPGQGPVRVPLWVQPGGLTFPQMPDIPVIMVGPGTGVAPFRAAIQERVARGQTENILFFGCRRRDQDFYWEAEWKELEKQGCLTLVTAFSREQEQKVYVQHRLRELGPLVWELLDRQGAHFYLAGNAKYMPADVSDALMSIIQEEGGLSGPDAAAYLARLQRTLRFQMETWA; the protein is encoded by the exons AACTTCTGGAGGTTCATCTTCCGGAGGAGCCTGCCGGCGGCCTCCCTCTGCCACATGGACTTCGCCGTCCTGGGCCTCGGGGACTCCTCTTATGCCAG GTTTAACTTTGTGGCCAAGAAACTGTACCGACGGCTGCTGCAGCTCGGAGGCAGCGCCCTCTTGCCGGTCTGCCTAGGCGATGACCAGCATGAGCTGGG GCCGGACGCCACCATCGACCCCTGGCTGCACAACCTGTGGGAGAAGGTGCTGGGGCCCCAGCCTGTGCCCCTCGACCCACCTGGGGTCCC CTGGCCCTCCAAGTTCACCCTGCAGTTCCTTCAGGAGGCCCCCAGGACCTGCTCTGAGGAGCTGCGTGTGGCCAGGACAGACCCTCAGGGACCCCCTTCAGAGCTACAGCCCGTCCTGGCACCCATGGTCACCAACCGGAGGGTCACAGGGCCCTCGCACTTCCAGGATGTTCGGCTGATCGAGTTCGACGTCGCAGGCTCTGGGCTCAG CTTTGCGGCCGGTGACGTGGTGCTGATCCAACCTGAGAACGCGGCCAGCCACATCCGGCAGTTCtgccaggtgctgggcctggaacCTGACCAGCACTTCACACTGCAGCCCCAGGAGCCAG ATGTCCCCTGCCCCAAGCagctgccccagccctgctccgTGCGGTGCCTCGTGTCCCAGTACCTGGACATTACCAGCGTGCCCCGCCGCTCCTTCTTTGAGCTCCTGGCCTGTCTGTCCCCCCACGAGCGGGAGCGGGAGAAGCTGCTAGAGTTCAGCTCTGCCCAAGGCCACGAGGAGCTGCACAGCTACTGCACCCGGCCCCGCAGGACCATCCTCGAG GTGCTGTGCGACTTCCCACACACGGCTGGCGCCATCCCCCCAGACTACCTGTTGGACCTCATCCCCCCAATCCGGCCACGGGCCTTCTCTGTTGCCTCCTCTCAGTTG GCTCACCCCTCGAGGCTGCAGATCCTCGTGGCCGTGGTGCAGTACCAGACATGCCTCAAGGAGCCCCGCCGGGGCCTCTGCTCCTCCTGGCTGGCATCCCTGGACCCTGGGCAAG GACCTGTCCGGGTGCCCCTGTGGGTGCAGCCTGGAGGCCTGACGTTTCCGCAGATGCCAGACATACCTGTGATCATGGTAGGGCCAGGCACTGGTGTGGCCCCCTTCCGAGCTGCCATCCAGGAGCGTGTGGCCCGGGGTCAGACTG AAAACATCTTGTTTTTTGGCTGCCGCCGGCGGGACCAAGACTTCTACTGGGAGGCTGAGTGGAAGGAGCTGGAGAAGCAGGGCTGCCTGACTCTTGTCACAGCCTTCTCCCGGGAGCAG gAGCAGAAGGTGTACGTACAGCACCGGCTCCGGGAGTTGGGGCCGCTGGTGTGGGAGCTACTGGACCGCCAGGGGGCCCACTTCTACCTGGCTGG CAACGCCAAGTACATGCCGGCTGATGTGTCAGACGCCCTGATGTCCATCATCCAGGAGGAGGGCGGACTCTCTGGCCCTGACGCGGCTGCCTACCTGGCCCGGCTCCAGCGGACACTGCGTTTCCAGATGGAGACGTGGGCCTGA
- the NDOR1 gene encoding NADPH-dependent diflavin oxidoreductase 1 isoform X5 yields the protein MGGILTLACGAFWNSVLFNFVAKKLYRRLLQLGGSALLPVCLGDDQHELGPDATIDPWLHNLWEKVLGPQPVPLDPPGVPWPSKFTLQFLQEAPRTCSEELRVARTDPQGPPSELQPVLAPMVTNRRVTGPSHFQDVRLIEFDVAGSGLSFAAGDVVLIQPENAASHIRQFCQVLGLEPDQHFTLQPQEPDVPCPKQLPQPCSVRCLVSQYLDITSVPRRSFFELLACLSPHEREREKLLEFSSAQGHEELHSYCTRPRRTILEVLCDFPHTAGAIPPDYLLDLIPPIRPRAFSVASSQLAHPSRLQILVAVVQYQTCLKEPRRGLCSSWLASLDPGQGPVRVPLWVQPGGLTFPQMPDIPVIMVGPGTGVAPFRAAIQERVARGQTENILFFGCRRRDQDFYWEAEWKELEKQGCLTLVTAFSREQEQKVYVQHRLRELGPLVWELLDRQGAHFYLAGNAKYMPADVSDALMSIIQEEGGLSGPDAAAYLARLQRTLRFQMETWA from the exons ATGGGTGGCATCCTGACCCTCGCCTGTGGGGCGTTTTGGAACTCTGTTCT GTTTAACTTTGTGGCCAAGAAACTGTACCGACGGCTGCTGCAGCTCGGAGGCAGCGCCCTCTTGCCGGTCTGCCTAGGCGATGACCAGCATGAGCTGGG GCCGGACGCCACCATCGACCCCTGGCTGCACAACCTGTGGGAGAAGGTGCTGGGGCCCCAGCCTGTGCCCCTCGACCCACCTGGGGTCCC CTGGCCCTCCAAGTTCACCCTGCAGTTCCTTCAGGAGGCCCCCAGGACCTGCTCTGAGGAGCTGCGTGTGGCCAGGACAGACCCTCAGGGACCCCCTTCAGAGCTACAGCCCGTCCTGGCACCCATGGTCACCAACCGGAGGGTCACAGGGCCCTCGCACTTCCAGGATGTTCGGCTGATCGAGTTCGACGTCGCAGGCTCTGGGCTCAG CTTTGCGGCCGGTGACGTGGTGCTGATCCAACCTGAGAACGCGGCCAGCCACATCCGGCAGTTCtgccaggtgctgggcctggaacCTGACCAGCACTTCACACTGCAGCCCCAGGAGCCAG ATGTCCCCTGCCCCAAGCagctgccccagccctgctccgTGCGGTGCCTCGTGTCCCAGTACCTGGACATTACCAGCGTGCCCCGCCGCTCCTTCTTTGAGCTCCTGGCCTGTCTGTCCCCCCACGAGCGGGAGCGGGAGAAGCTGCTAGAGTTCAGCTCTGCCCAAGGCCACGAGGAGCTGCACAGCTACTGCACCCGGCCCCGCAGGACCATCCTCGAG GTGCTGTGCGACTTCCCACACACGGCTGGCGCCATCCCCCCAGACTACCTGTTGGACCTCATCCCCCCAATCCGGCCACGGGCCTTCTCTGTTGCCTCCTCTCAGTTG GCTCACCCCTCGAGGCTGCAGATCCTCGTGGCCGTGGTGCAGTACCAGACATGCCTCAAGGAGCCCCGCCGGGGCCTCTGCTCCTCCTGGCTGGCATCCCTGGACCCTGGGCAAG GACCTGTCCGGGTGCCCCTGTGGGTGCAGCCTGGAGGCCTGACGTTTCCGCAGATGCCAGACATACCTGTGATCATGGTAGGGCCAGGCACTGGTGTGGCCCCCTTCCGAGCTGCCATCCAGGAGCGTGTGGCCCGGGGTCAGACTG AAAACATCTTGTTTTTTGGCTGCCGCCGGCGGGACCAAGACTTCTACTGGGAGGCTGAGTGGAAGGAGCTGGAGAAGCAGGGCTGCCTGACTCTTGTCACAGCCTTCTCCCGGGAGCAG gAGCAGAAGGTGTACGTACAGCACCGGCTCCGGGAGTTGGGGCCGCTGGTGTGGGAGCTACTGGACCGCCAGGGGGCCCACTTCTACCTGGCTGG CAACGCCAAGTACATGCCGGCTGATGTGTCAGACGCCCTGATGTCCATCATCCAGGAGGAGGGCGGACTCTCTGGCCCTGACGCGGCTGCCTACCTGGCCCGGCTCCAGCGGACACTGCGTTTCCAGATGGAGACGTGGGCCTGA
- the LOC140695899 gene encoding ring finger protein-like has product HADPQTWGGAGADPVGDRTQGLGAGPAAGDQVKFTLSEARSQEEAAIAVRAPTHGPTDLSSGLTSPPSASLGPEHLDSLCQVLADDGLDSRAPANLQGARILDSEPLLGAAVIDCPWAPTEDGDEDEEEQAGEQGEEEECPVCTEPYRSGEHQLALLNCGHSLCAGCLHRLLGAAPSADLGRVRCPLCRQKTPMLEWEICRLQEELLQADGPQRPAPAAPLGPLHESPGPWARLEHRYQLHFLTRPLGGRGCLPFLPCPPCLGAWLWALRERGPCARRMALLGLLALELLGLLLIFMPLILLGLLFVLLDGSSR; this is encoded by the exons CACGCAGATCCCCAAacctggggcggggctggggcagaTCCTGTTGGGGACAGAACACAGGGCCTAGGAGCTGGCCCGGCAGCTGGGGACCAAGTGAAGTTCACGTTGAGTGAGGCTCGAAGCCAGGAGGAGGCGGCCATTGCTGTAAG GGCCCCCACTCATGGCCCCACTGACCTCAGCTCTGGGCTCACCAGTCCGCCTTCGGCTTCTCTGGGCCCTGAGCACCTGGATtcactgtgccaggtgctggcaGACGACGGGTTGGACAGCAGGGCCCCTGCGAACCTCCAGGGTGCCAGGATTCTGGACAGTGAACCCCTGCTGGGGGCAGCAGTCATAGACTGCCCCTGGGCCCCCACAGAGGACGGGGATGAAGACGAGGAGGAGcaggctggggagcagggggaggaggaggagtgtcCCGTCTGCACAGAGCCCTACCGGTCCGGTGAGCACCAGCTGGCCCTGCTGAACTGCGGTCACAGCCTGTGTGCAGGCTGCCTGCACCGGCTGCTGGGCGCGGCCCCCAGTGCCGACCTGGGCCGGGTGCGCTGCCCGCTGTGTCGCCAGAAAACACCCATGCTTGAGTGGGAGATCTGCCGGCTGCAGGAGGAGCTGCTGCAGGCCGACGGGCCCCAGCGCCCCGCGCCCGCTGCTCCCCTCGGGCCCCTCCACGAGAGCCCCGGGCCCTGGGCCCGCCTAGAGCACCGCTACCAGCTGCACTTCCTGACGAGGCCCCTAGGCGGCCGAGGCTGCCTGCCCTTcctgccctgcccgccctgcctggGTGCCTGGCTCTGGGCCCTGCGGGAACGAGGGCCCTGCGCCCGCCGCATGGCGCTGCTGGGCCTGCTGGCCCTCGAGCTGCTGGGGCTACTGCTCATCTTCATGCCGCTCATACTGCTGGGGCTGCTCTTCGTGCTGCTGGACGGCTCCAGCCGCTGA